One window of the Candidatus Nanopelagicales bacterium genome contains the following:
- a CDS encoding amidohydrolase, producing MAYGGVDLVLRDGAVWTGVRRAGQVVTAHAVAIGGGRVLALGDEAEALADAATSVVGLEGGTLVPGFGDGHAHPTQGGIAALFADVGSAGSVDEVVAAVREWAAAHPDAEWVRGEGYDPSLAPRGEFDARWLDAAVPDRPVVLRATDYHTAWVNSRALELAGIGQGTPQPADGEIVLRADGTPMGTLREWGAWRPVYALVPALDRDTRVAAVEHATETYAAAGVTWLQDAWVEDDVWTTWRAGHDAGLLRQRVNLALLAEPGRWREDLPGLVERRREVEAHAPGVLSARTVKFFADGILEGGTAALLEPYCDCPTSHGMPNWEPAELAAAVTAVVGAGFQPHIHAIGDAGVRAALDAVRAAVREHGTARRPVIAHAQLVDPDDLLRFRDLGVVANFEPLWAQLDPAQTELTLPRLGQPRGDRQYPIATLLRSGAPVSFGSDWPVSSPVPLRGIAVAVTRQTPDGRPPGGWVPAERLTLDEALLAYTAGVAHQAGEEGLWGRIVPGARADLAWLAARVHELDPAALPEVAVAGTWLAGIRVHG from the coding sequence ATGGCGTACGGCGGGGTCGACCTGGTGCTGAGGGACGGGGCTGTCTGGACCGGCGTGCGCCGGGCCGGACAGGTGGTGACGGCGCACGCGGTCGCCATCGGCGGCGGACGCGTCCTCGCGCTGGGCGACGAGGCCGAGGCCCTGGCCGACGCGGCGACGTCCGTGGTCGGCCTGGAGGGCGGCACCCTGGTCCCGGGCTTCGGCGACGGGCACGCCCACCCCACCCAGGGCGGCATCGCGGCGCTGTTCGCGGACGTGGGGTCGGCCGGGTCGGTGGACGAGGTCGTCGCCGCGGTCCGGGAGTGGGCGGCCGCGCACCCGGACGCGGAGTGGGTCCGCGGCGAGGGCTACGACCCGTCGCTGGCGCCGCGCGGGGAGTTCGACGCGCGCTGGCTCGACGCGGCGGTGCCGGACCGGCCGGTGGTGCTGCGCGCCACCGACTACCACACCGCCTGGGTCAACAGCCGCGCCCTGGAGCTCGCCGGGATCGGCCAGGGAACCCCGCAGCCCGCGGACGGCGAGATCGTGCTGCGAGCGGACGGCACCCCGATGGGCACGCTGCGCGAGTGGGGTGCGTGGCGGCCGGTGTACGCCCTCGTCCCCGCCCTGGACCGGGACACCCGCGTGGCCGCGGTGGAGCACGCGACCGAGACGTACGCCGCCGCGGGGGTGACCTGGCTGCAGGACGCCTGGGTGGAGGACGACGTCTGGACCACCTGGCGCGCAGGCCACGACGCGGGCCTGCTGCGGCAGCGGGTCAACCTGGCACTGCTCGCCGAGCCGGGGCGGTGGCGGGAGGACCTGCCCGGCCTGGTCGAGCGCCGCCGGGAGGTCGAGGCCCATGCCCCCGGCGTGCTGTCCGCGCGCACGGTCAAGTTCTTCGCCGACGGCATCCTCGAGGGCGGCACCGCCGCGCTGCTGGAGCCGTACTGCGACTGCCCGACCTCGCACGGGATGCCCAACTGGGAGCCGGCCGAGCTCGCTGCTGCGGTGACGGCCGTCGTGGGCGCGGGTTTCCAGCCGCACATCCACGCCATCGGCGACGCGGGGGTGCGCGCGGCCCTGGACGCGGTCCGGGCGGCGGTGCGCGAGCACGGCACCGCCCGCCGGCCGGTCATCGCGCACGCCCAGCTGGTCGACCCCGACGACCTGCTGAGGTTCCGCGACCTCGGGGTGGTGGCCAACTTCGAGCCGCTGTGGGCCCAGCTGGACCCGGCGCAGACGGAGCTGACGCTGCCCCGGCTCGGGCAGCCGCGGGGGGACCGGCAGTACCCGATCGCGACGCTGCTGCGTTCGGGGGCGCCGGTGTCCTTCGGCAGCGACTGGCCGGTCTCGTCCCCGGTGCCGCTGCGGGGCATCGCGGTGGCGGTCACCCGGCAGACGCCGGACGGCCGGCCGCCGGGCGGCTGGGTCCCGGCCGAGCGGCTGACCCTGGACGAGGCCCTGCTGGCGTACACCGCGGGCGTGGCCCACCAGGCGGGCGAGGAGGGGCTGTGGGGGCGGATCGTGCCGGGCGCACGGGCCGACCTGGCCTGGCTGGCCGCGCGCGTGCACGAGCTGGATCCCGCGGCGCTGCCGGAGGTCGCGGTCGCGGGGACCTGGCTCGCGGGCATCCGCGTGCACGGGTGA
- a CDS encoding tetratricopeptide repeat protein, which yields MSQQIPVHGAVDLSALASQRQAQQRADAALASAPAGVIIDVTEATFPAEVIDRSMTVPVVVDLWATWCGPCKQLSPVLERLAAEYGGRFVLAKVDVDAEQRIGAAFQVQSIPTVVAVVQGQPVPLFQGALPEQQVRAYLDELLKVAAQAGVTGTVGGADAPAAPAEEPAEPPMDPRFVAAFDAVEAGDWDAARAAYQQVIDAEPGNADARAGLALVDLYARTDGADPEAAIAAADAAPDDVVAGRLAADIEAVNGDWAAAFDRLVGLVRRTSGDDREAVRTHLLALFDVAGDDPAVPKARTGLASALF from the coding sequence GTGAGCCAGCAGATCCCCGTCCACGGCGCCGTGGACCTCTCCGCCCTCGCCAGCCAGCGCCAGGCCCAGCAGCGTGCCGACGCCGCCCTGGCGTCCGCCCCCGCCGGCGTGATCATCGACGTCACCGAGGCCACATTCCCGGCCGAGGTGATCGACCGGTCGATGACCGTCCCCGTCGTGGTCGACCTGTGGGCCACCTGGTGCGGGCCCTGCAAGCAGTTGTCGCCGGTGCTGGAGCGCCTGGCCGCGGAGTACGGCGGCCGGTTCGTGCTCGCCAAGGTGGACGTCGACGCGGAGCAGCGGATCGGGGCCGCGTTCCAGGTGCAGTCGATCCCGACCGTGGTGGCCGTGGTGCAGGGGCAGCCGGTGCCGCTGTTCCAGGGCGCGCTGCCGGAGCAGCAGGTCCGGGCCTACCTCGACGAGCTGCTCAAGGTGGCCGCGCAGGCGGGGGTCACCGGGACCGTGGGCGGCGCGGACGCCCCCGCCGCCCCTGCGGAGGAACCGGCGGAGCCGCCGATGGACCCGCGCTTCGTCGCGGCGTTCGACGCCGTGGAGGCGGGTGACTGGGACGCCGCGCGGGCGGCGTACCAGCAGGTGATCGATGCCGAGCCGGGCAACGCCGACGCACGGGCCGGACTGGCACTGGTGGACCTGTACGCCCGTACCGACGGCGCGGACCCCGAGGCGGCGATCGCCGCCGCGGACGCTGCCCCCGACGACGTGGTCGCCGGCCGGCTGGCCGCCGACATCGAGGCCGTCAACGGCGACTGGGCCGCCGCGTTCGACCGCCTGGTCGGGCTGGTCCGGCGCACCTCGGGCGACGACCGCGAGGCGGTCCGTACCCACCTGCTCGCGCTGTTCGACGTCGCCGGCGACGACCCGGCCGTGCCGAAGGCCCGCACGGGTCTCGCCAGCGCGCTCTTCTAG
- the glgB gene encoding 1,4-alpha-glucan branching protein GlgB: MAAMPPVRPVALEEIDRLVDGAHHDPHGILGPHPHQGGVTVRVLRPGAESVTVVSGTLRVPLEHEHRGVWVGVLPVSEVPDYSIDVEYDGNVLPGDDAYRFLPTLGEVDLHLIGEGRHEQLWQVMGAHVRHFPSLHGDVRGTSFAVWAPNAQGVRIAGDFNSWDPVANPMRSLGSSGVWELFVPGIGDGTRYKFHILGRDGGWYEKADPMAFWTEEPPQTASRVFTSTYEWGDADWMRRRAESDPATGPMSVYEVHIGSWRQGLSYEQLADELSAYVRDNGFTHVEFLPVAEHPFGGSWGYQVTSYFAPSSRFGDPDGFRLLVDRLHQNGIGVIVDWVPAHFPKDEWALARFDGAPLYEYADPRRGEHPDWGTLVFDFGRTEVRNFLVANAVYWLEEFHVDGLRVDAVASMLYLDYSRKDGEWFPNQFGGRENLEAVSFLQETNATVYKRVPGVVTIAEESTAWPGVTRPTHLGGLGFGLKWNMGWMHDSLGYMSREPVHRQWHHNEMTFAMMYAYSERYVLPLSHDEVVHGKGSLIEKMPGDRWQKLANLRAYLAFMWAHPGKQLLFMGGEFAQSHEWSEARSLDWWLLEFAEHQGMQACVRDMNGAYAATRALWDQDHTPAGFEWIDANDSAGNTFSWLRWGSDGSVVACLANMSPVVRSGYRVGLPYTGRWTEILNTDAEAYGGSGVGNLGGVDAEPTAWHGRGSSALVTVPPLATVWLRYDG, from the coding sequence ATGGCCGCCATGCCGCCGGTCCGTCCGGTCGCCCTGGAGGAGATCGACCGCCTGGTCGACGGGGCACACCACGACCCGCACGGCATCCTCGGGCCGCACCCGCACCAGGGCGGCGTGACCGTCCGGGTGCTGCGGCCCGGCGCCGAGTCGGTCACGGTCGTGTCCGGCACGCTGCGGGTGCCGCTGGAGCACGAGCACCGGGGCGTCTGGGTCGGGGTGCTGCCGGTCTCGGAGGTGCCCGACTACTCCATCGACGTGGAGTACGACGGCAACGTGCTGCCCGGCGACGACGCCTACCGGTTCCTGCCCACCCTCGGCGAGGTCGACCTGCACCTCATCGGCGAGGGCCGGCACGAGCAGCTGTGGCAGGTGATGGGCGCCCACGTGCGGCACTTCCCCAGCCTGCACGGGGACGTCAGGGGGACCTCGTTCGCGGTGTGGGCCCCGAACGCGCAGGGCGTCCGCATCGCCGGCGACTTCAACAGTTGGGACCCGGTCGCCAACCCGATGCGCTCGCTGGGGTCCAGCGGCGTGTGGGAGCTGTTCGTGCCCGGCATCGGCGACGGCACCCGCTACAAGTTCCACATCCTCGGCCGCGACGGGGGCTGGTACGAGAAGGCCGACCCGATGGCGTTCTGGACCGAGGAGCCGCCGCAGACCGCCTCCCGCGTCTTCACGTCCACCTACGAGTGGGGGGACGCGGACTGGATGCGACGCCGGGCCGAGTCGGACCCGGCCACCGGCCCGATGAGCGTCTACGAGGTCCACATCGGCTCCTGGCGCCAGGGCCTGTCGTACGAGCAGCTGGCCGACGAGCTGTCGGCCTACGTCCGCGACAACGGGTTCACGCACGTGGAGTTCCTGCCCGTCGCGGAGCACCCGTTCGGGGGCTCGTGGGGCTACCAGGTGACCTCGTACTTCGCGCCCTCCTCCCGGTTCGGCGACCCGGACGGGTTCCGGCTGCTGGTGGACCGCCTGCACCAGAACGGCATCGGCGTCATCGTCGACTGGGTGCCGGCGCACTTCCCCAAGGACGAGTGGGCGCTGGCCCGCTTCGACGGCGCCCCGCTGTACGAGTACGCCGACCCGCGCCGCGGCGAGCACCCGGACTGGGGGACGCTGGTCTTCGACTTCGGCCGGACCGAGGTGCGCAACTTCCTGGTGGCCAACGCGGTCTACTGGCTGGAGGAGTTCCACGTCGACGGGCTGCGGGTCGACGCCGTCGCCTCGATGCTCTACCTCGACTACTCGCGCAAGGACGGCGAGTGGTTCCCCAACCAGTTCGGCGGCCGCGAGAACCTCGAGGCCGTCTCGTTCCTGCAGGAGACCAACGCGACCGTCTACAAGCGCGTCCCCGGCGTCGTGACCATCGCGGAGGAGTCGACCGCCTGGCCCGGCGTCACCCGGCCGACGCACCTCGGCGGCCTGGGCTTCGGGCTGAAGTGGAACATGGGCTGGATGCACGACTCGCTCGGTTACATGAGCCGCGAGCCGGTCCACCGCCAGTGGCACCACAACGAGATGACGTTCGCGATGATGTACGCCTACAGCGAGCGCTACGTGCTGCCGCTGTCGCACGACGAGGTCGTGCACGGCAAGGGCTCGCTGATCGAGAAGATGCCCGGGGACCGCTGGCAGAAGCTGGCGAACCTGCGCGCCTACCTGGCCTTCATGTGGGCGCACCCGGGCAAGCAGCTGCTGTTCATGGGCGGGGAGTTCGCCCAGTCGCACGAGTGGTCCGAGGCCCGGTCGCTGGACTGGTGGCTGCTGGAGTTCGCCGAGCACCAGGGCATGCAGGCGTGCGTGCGCGACATGAACGGCGCGTACGCGGCCACCCGCGCCCTGTGGGACCAGGACCACACGCCCGCCGGGTTCGAGTGGATCGACGCCAACGACTCCGCGGGGAACACGTTCTCCTGGCTGCGCTGGGGCTCCGACGGCTCGGTGGTCGCGTGCCTGGCGAACATGTCGCCGGTGGTGCGCAGCGGCTACCGGGTCGGCCTGCCCTACACCGGCCGCTGGACGGAGATTCTCAACACCGACGCGGAGGCGTACGGCGGGTCGGGCGTGGGCAATCTGGGCGGCGTCGACGCGGAGCCGACCGCGTGGCACGGCCGGGGGTCGAGCGCCCTGGTGACGGTTCCGCCGCTGGCGACGGTCTGGCTGCGCTACGACGGCTGA
- a CDS encoding alpha-1,4-glucan--maltose-1-phosphate maltosyltransferase, whose product MDTDAHDTPDPTAPVPAATPPARKAPAKKATAATKATAAKKAPAKKTAAASKTAATKTAATKTAATRGTARASAAARPAAPEVDPGHGRTGGLVPPPVLDGRFPVIDVEPTVESGRRPAKAVVGEPIPVRATVFREGHDALGVEVVLLRPDGSTAQRVRMVPIGAGMDRWEGWIRPDTEGDGSFRIEAWGDAWATWRHRAEVKVPAGLDVELELTEGALLLDREADAIEAAGASGADVVHSAARVIRDPSLPMEVRLAAALSAEVDEAVERHPLRDHPTACGPWPLRVERRRALYGSWYEMFPRSEGALNDPPVSGTLRAAALRLPAIAALGYDVVYLPPVHPIGTAYRKGRNNTLDPGPGDPGSPWAIGAPEGGHDALHPDLGTMTDFDAFVARTRELGMEVALDLALQASPDHPWVREHPEWFTARADGTIAYAENPPKKYQDIYPLNFDNDPEGLYAEVVRVVRYWMDHGVRIFRVDNPHTKPLWVWDRLFADINATDPDVFFLAEAFTRPPMMRALAEVGFQQSYTYFTWRNGKDELVEYFTELSGPAAAYMRPNVFVNTPDILHAYLQHGGPAAFAIRATLAATLSPTWGVYSGFELFENVAVRPGSEEYLDSEKYQYRPRDWAAAEAEGRTLNPYIARLNQARRSHPALQQLRNLRFHHTDDDAVIAYSKADGDDLVLVVCLLDPHAARETTVWLDMPALGMDWHDQFVAHDEVTGQKWTWGQAVYVRLEPWGDVAHVVHVRRW is encoded by the coding sequence ATGGACACCGACGCGCACGACACCCCGGACCCGACCGCTCCCGTGCCGGCCGCCACCCCGCCGGCACGCAAGGCCCCGGCGAAGAAGGCCACCGCCGCGACGAAGGCCACCGCCGCGAAGAAGGCCCCGGCGAAGAAGACCGCCGCCGCCTCGAAGACCGCCGCGACGAAGACCGCCGCGACGAAGACCGCCGCGACGAGGGGGACGGCCCGGGCATCGGCCGCCGCGCGCCCTGCCGCTCCTGAGGTCGACCCCGGGCACGGCCGCACCGGCGGGCTGGTCCCGCCGCCGGTGCTCGACGGCCGCTTCCCCGTGATCGACGTCGAGCCCACGGTGGAGTCCGGCCGCCGACCGGCCAAGGCGGTGGTCGGCGAGCCGATCCCGGTGCGCGCGACCGTGTTCCGCGAGGGGCACGACGCGCTCGGCGTGGAGGTCGTCCTGCTCCGGCCCGACGGCAGCACCGCGCAGCGCGTCCGGATGGTCCCGATCGGGGCCGGGATGGACCGGTGGGAGGGCTGGATCCGGCCCGACACCGAGGGGGACGGGTCGTTCCGGATCGAGGCCTGGGGCGACGCGTGGGCCACCTGGCGGCACCGCGCCGAGGTCAAGGTCCCCGCCGGCCTGGACGTCGAGCTCGAGCTCACCGAGGGCGCCCTGCTGCTGGACCGGGAGGCCGACGCGATCGAGGCGGCCGGCGCCAGCGGCGCCGACGTGGTGCACTCCGCGGCCCGTGTCATCCGGGACCCGTCGCTGCCGATGGAGGTCCGGCTGGCGGCCGCCCTGTCCGCGGAGGTGGACGAGGCCGTGGAGCGGCACCCCCTGCGCGACCACCCCACCGCCTGCGGACCGTGGCCGCTGCGGGTCGAGCGCCGCCGGGCGCTGTACGGCTCCTGGTACGAGATGTTCCCCCGCAGCGAGGGCGCGCTGAACGACCCCCCGGTGTCGGGCACGCTGCGCGCCGCGGCGCTGCGCCTGCCGGCCATCGCCGCACTCGGCTACGACGTGGTCTACCTGCCGCCGGTGCACCCCATCGGCACGGCGTACCGCAAGGGCCGCAACAACACCCTCGACCCGGGACCGGGCGACCCCGGGTCCCCGTGGGCGATCGGGGCGCCCGAGGGCGGGCACGACGCCCTGCACCCCGACCTGGGCACGATGACGGACTTCGACGCCTTCGTCGCCCGCACCCGGGAGCTGGGCATGGAGGTCGCCCTCGACCTGGCGCTGCAGGCCTCGCCCGACCACCCCTGGGTCCGCGAGCACCCCGAGTGGTTCACCGCCCGCGCCGACGGCACGATCGCGTACGCGGAGAACCCGCCGAAGAAGTACCAGGACATCTACCCGTTGAACTTCGACAACGACCCCGAGGGGCTGTACGCCGAGGTCGTCCGGGTGGTCCGCTACTGGATGGACCACGGCGTGCGGATCTTCCGGGTCGACAACCCGCACACCAAGCCGCTGTGGGTGTGGGACCGGCTGTTCGCGGACATCAACGCGACCGACCCGGACGTGTTCTTCCTGGCCGAGGCGTTCACCCGCCCGCCGATGATGCGCGCGCTGGCGGAGGTCGGGTTCCAGCAGTCCTACACGTACTTCACCTGGCGCAACGGCAAGGACGAGCTGGTGGAGTACTTCACCGAACTGTCCGGCCCGGCCGCGGCGTACATGCGCCCCAACGTGTTCGTCAACACCCCGGACATCCTGCACGCCTACCTGCAGCACGGCGGCCCGGCGGCGTTCGCGATCCGCGCGACGCTGGCGGCGACCCTGTCTCCGACCTGGGGCGTCTACAGCGGCTTCGAGCTGTTCGAGAACGTCGCGGTGCGGCCGGGCAGCGAGGAGTACCTCGACTCCGAGAAGTACCAGTACCGCCCCCGCGACTGGGCGGCTGCCGAGGCCGAGGGCCGCACGCTGAACCCGTACATCGCACGGCTGAACCAGGCCCGTCGCTCACACCCGGCGCTGCAGCAGCTGCGCAACCTGCGCTTCCACCACACCGACGACGACGCGGTGATCGCGTACTCCAAGGCCGACGGCGACGACCTCGTCCTCGTGGTGTGCCTGCTCGACCCGCACGCCGCCCGCGAGACCACGGTATGGCTGGACATGCCGGCCCTGGGCATGGACTGGCACGACCAGTTCGTCGCCCACGACGAGGTGACCGGCCAGAAGTGGACGTGGGGCCAGGCCGTGTACGTCAGGCTGGAGCCCTGGGGCGACGTCGCGCACGTCGTCCACGTCCGTCGCTGGTGA
- the glgP gene encoding alpha-glucan family phosphorylase codes for MRAIRRFTVRTVLPDALRPLDELATNLRWSWHVETRDLFESIDPDLWRSTGYDPVRLLGEVPIERLRALAEDAEFVARVDAALADLHMYLAGDRWYQTLGEQAPRAIGYFSPEFGIAAALPQYSGGLGILAGDHLKAASDLGVPILGVGLFYRSGYFRQTLSREGWQLEHYPVLDPDGMPVSLLREEDGTPARVELILPGSRTLVARIWVAQVGRVPLLLLDSDVEDNEPSEREVTDRLYGGGSEHRLQQELLLGVGGVRALRTYARITGSPTPEVFHTNEGHAGFLGVERMRELVQGDSGLTFDEALEAVRAGTVFTTHTPVPAGIDRFPRELVARHFTGDCAVPGLPVERILALGAETYEGGDPQVFNMAVMGLRLAQRANGVSLLHGTVSREMFAGLWPGFDPEDIPIASVTNGVHAPTWVAREVWNLAAQRVGPRLVDEAQNWEAVADIPDDAIWATKRAMRDRLAKMTRRRLRAAWVARGASDAELGWVDDVLDPDVLTIGFARRVPSYKRLTLMLRDRDRLRSLLLDPERPVQLVVAGKSHPADDGGKRLIQELVRFADDPEVRRRIVFLPDYDIGMATVLYPGCDVWLNNPLRPLEACGTSGMKAALNGALNLSILDGWWDEWFDGMNGWAIPTADGVEDPDRRDDLEAAALYDLIEKSVAPAFYEKAEGGLPTRWIAMVRHTLQTLGPKVLASRMLRDYVYRLYAPAAASSREAVADDFALARDLAAWKAKVRAAWPGVRVDHVEAKGIGDTPLMGTVVSVRAFVSLGTLTPEDVDVQLVHGRVDADDRIVGREHVSLVAAESYEGNRWRFEGGVAMERTGPFGYTVRVLPRHAGLASPAELGLQTLPPPTVGLVEGDLR; via the coding sequence GTGAGAGCCATCCGCCGGTTCACCGTGCGCACCGTCCTGCCCGACGCCCTCCGCCCGCTCGACGAGCTGGCCACCAACCTGCGGTGGTCCTGGCACGTGGAGACCCGCGACCTGTTCGAGTCGATCGACCCCGACCTGTGGCGGTCGACCGGCTACGACCCGGTCCGGCTGCTCGGCGAGGTCCCGATCGAGCGGCTGCGGGCGCTGGCCGAGGACGCCGAGTTCGTCGCGCGGGTGGACGCCGCGCTGGCCGACCTGCACATGTACCTGGCCGGGGACCGGTGGTACCAGACGCTGGGCGAGCAGGCCCCGCGCGCCATCGGCTACTTCTCGCCGGAGTTCGGGATCGCCGCCGCGCTGCCGCAGTACTCCGGGGGCCTGGGCATCCTGGCCGGCGACCACCTCAAGGCGGCCAGCGACCTCGGGGTGCCGATCCTCGGCGTCGGCCTGTTCTACCGGTCCGGCTACTTCCGCCAGACGCTCTCGCGCGAGGGCTGGCAGCTGGAGCACTACCCGGTGCTCGACCCCGACGGGATGCCGGTCAGCCTGCTGCGCGAGGAGGACGGCACCCCCGCCCGGGTCGAGCTGATCCTCCCGGGCAGCCGCACCCTCGTGGCGCGCATCTGGGTGGCCCAGGTGGGCCGGGTCCCGCTGCTGCTGCTCGACTCCGACGTGGAGGACAACGAGCCGTCGGAGCGCGAGGTCACCGACCGGCTGTACGGCGGCGGCTCCGAGCACCGGCTGCAGCAGGAGCTGCTGCTCGGCGTCGGTGGTGTCCGCGCGCTGCGGACCTACGCCCGGATCACCGGGTCCCCCACCCCGGAGGTGTTCCACACCAACGAGGGGCACGCCGGCTTCCTCGGCGTCGAGCGGATGCGCGAGCTGGTGCAGGGCGACAGCGGCCTGACCTTCGACGAGGCGCTGGAGGCGGTCCGGGCCGGGACGGTGTTCACCACCCACACCCCGGTGCCCGCCGGCATCGACCGGTTCCCCCGCGAGCTGGTGGCCCGGCACTTCACCGGCGACTGCGCCGTGCCGGGCCTGCCGGTGGAGCGCATCCTCGCCCTGGGCGCGGAGACGTACGAGGGCGGAGACCCGCAGGTCTTCAACATGGCGGTGATGGGCCTGCGCCTCGCGCAGCGTGCCAACGGCGTGAGCCTGCTGCACGGCACGGTCAGCCGCGAGATGTTCGCCGGGCTGTGGCCGGGATTCGACCCCGAGGACATCCCGATCGCCTCGGTGACCAACGGCGTGCACGCGCCGACCTGGGTCGCGCGGGAGGTGTGGAACCTCGCGGCGCAGCGGGTCGGTCCGCGGCTGGTGGACGAGGCGCAGAACTGGGAGGCGGTCGCCGACATCCCGGACGATGCGATCTGGGCGACCAAGCGGGCGATGCGCGACCGGCTGGCCAAGATGACGCGTCGGCGGCTGCGCGCCGCCTGGGTGGCGCGCGGCGCCTCCGACGCCGAGCTGGGCTGGGTCGACGACGTGCTCGACCCCGACGTGCTCACGATCGGCTTCGCCCGCCGGGTGCCGTCCTACAAGCGCCTCACCCTGATGCTGCGCGACCGCGACCGACTGCGGTCGCTGCTGCTGGACCCGGAGCGACCGGTGCAACTGGTCGTGGCGGGGAAGTCCCACCCGGCCGACGACGGCGGGAAGCGGCTGATCCAGGAGCTGGTGCGATTCGCCGACGACCCGGAGGTGCGTCGCCGGATCGTGTTCCTGCCGGACTACGACATCGGTATGGCCACCGTGCTCTACCCCGGCTGCGACGTGTGGCTGAACAACCCGCTGCGCCCGCTGGAGGCCTGCGGCACGTCGGGCATGAAGGCCGCCCTGAACGGCGCCCTCAACCTGTCCATCCTCGACGGGTGGTGGGACGAGTGGTTCGACGGCATGAACGGCTGGGCCATCCCCACCGCCGACGGCGTGGAGGACCCGGACCGGCGGGACGACCTCGAGGCGGCGGCGCTGTACGACCTGATCGAGAAGAGCGTCGCCCCGGCGTTCTACGAGAAGGCCGAGGGCGGCCTGCCCACCCGATGGATCGCCATGGTGCGGCACACCCTGCAGACGCTGGGACCCAAGGTCCTCGCGTCGCGGATGCTGCGCGACTACGTCTACCGGCTGTACGCCCCCGCTGCCGCATCCTCCCGCGAGGCGGTGGCCGACGACTTCGCGCTGGCGCGCGACCTGGCCGCCTGGAAGGCGAAGGTGCGTGCTGCGTGGCCGGGCGTCCGGGTCGACCACGTGGAGGCCAAGGGGATCGGCGACACCCCGTTGATGGGGACGGTGGTCTCGGTGCGCGCCTTCGTGTCGCTGGGGACCCTGACGCCGGAGGACGTCGACGTGCAGCTCGTCCACGGCCGGGTCGACGCGGACGACCGGATCGTGGGCCGGGAGCACGTGTCGCTGGTGGCCGCGGAGTCCTACGAGGGCAACCGCTGGCGGTTCGAGGGCGGCGTCGCCATGGAGCGCACCGGCCCGTTCGGCTACACCGTGCGCGTGCTGCCCCGCCACGCCGGGCTGGCGTCCCCGGCCGAGCTCGGCCTGCAGACGCTGCCGCCGCCGACCGTGGGCCTGGTCGAGGGCGACCTGCGCTAG